A single window of Natranaerovirga pectinivora DNA harbors:
- a CDS encoding H-type small acid-soluble spore protein — protein MNYTRAKEIAKSPIMADVTYNGSNVYIEQVNETKMAASIHLLNDPSRSMEVPVDSLIEN, from the coding sequence ATGAACTATACTCGTGCTAAAGAAATTGCTAAATCACCTATTATGGCCGATGTAACTTATAACGGTTCAAATGTGTATATCGAACAAGTAAATGAAACTAAAATGGCTGCAAGCATTCATTTACTTAATGATCCTAGTAGAAGTATGGAAGTTCCCGTTGATAGTCTAATAGAAAATTGA
- a CDS encoding voltage-gated chloride channel family protein has translation MNFISKFITTTKINKYRTFIFTLSKWILWGAIIGIVVGTTSALLIGVNDYVTEVRQENSWLVFLLPLGGVIIGYLYKYHGKNSRKGVNLILDKIHQPKINIPLIMGPLVFVATFITHLLGGSTGREGAALQMGGTITEFMNRNLKVRKEEQKILLMAGISGGFGSAFGLPLAGTLFGMEVASAGKMKYEALIPCFISSFIGNFVTMAWGIEHEEVIIDLVPSITTFTVIKVILLAIVFGIISICYSELKHHIRKFSMKYLKNPMIIGLVGGITILALVYIVGTKDYLGRSLPMFEEAFIGTVPPFAFLAKLVFTAITMGTGFRGGEVIPIFFIGATLGNVLAPIVNLPTSFLAGLGLAGVLCGAINAPITSFILAVEMFHGKGIEFFFIVCIVSYIFSWHHGIYSSQKLYEPKTKLFNLPNGESISHIKLKKRV, from the coding sequence ATGAATTTTATTTCAAAATTTATTACAACAACCAAGATAAATAAATATAGAACCTTTATCTTTACTCTTTCAAAATGGATATTATGGGGAGCTATTATAGGTATAGTTGTAGGTACTACTTCTGCTTTACTTATCGGAGTTAATGATTATGTAACCGAGGTAAGACAGGAAAATTCTTGGCTTGTATTTTTACTTCCTCTAGGTGGCGTCATCATTGGTTATCTCTATAAATACCATGGAAAAAACTCTAGAAAAGGTGTTAATCTTATACTTGATAAGATTCATCAACCTAAGATTAATATACCTTTAATAATGGGTCCACTGGTTTTTGTGGCTACTTTTATAACACATCTTTTAGGTGGTTCTACAGGAAGGGAAGGAGCCGCCTTACAAATGGGCGGTACCATTACTGAGTTTATGAACCGTAACTTAAAGGTCCGTAAAGAAGAACAAAAAATATTACTTATGGCTGGTATTAGTGGTGGTTTTGGATCTGCTTTTGGGTTGCCTTTAGCAGGCACTTTATTTGGAATGGAGGTTGCCTCTGCTGGAAAAATGAAATACGAAGCCTTAATACCTTGTTTTATCTCTAGTTTTATTGGTAATTTTGTTACTATGGCATGGGGTATTGAACATGAAGAGGTCATTATAGACTTGGTTCCGTCTATCACAACTTTTACAGTAATCAAGGTTATTCTCCTGGCAATCGTCTTTGGCATTATAAGCATTTGTTATAGCGAATTAAAGCATCATATCAGAAAATTTTCAATGAAATACCTTAAAAATCCTATGATAATAGGTTTAGTTGGGGGTATCACAATATTAGCACTGGTTTATATTGTGGGTACAAAAGATTATCTAGGTCGTAGTTTGCCAATGTTTGAAGAGGCTTTTATTGGCACTGTTCCACCCTTCGCTTTTCTTGCAAAACTTGTATTTACTGCAATAACGATGGGTACAGGTTTTCGAGGTGGAGAAGTTATTCCAATTTTCTTTATAGGGGCAACTTTAGGAAATGTATTAGCACCTATTGTAAACTTACCAACCTCATTTCTTGCTGGATTAGGTCTTGCAGGTGTGCTTTGTGGTGCCATTAACGCACCAATAACTTCATTCATTCTCGCTGTTGAAATGTTTCATGGAAAAGGAATTGAATTCTTTTTTATTGTATGTATCGTTAGTTATATATTCTCTTGGCACCATGGCATTTACTCTTCCCAAAAACTGTATGAGCCAAAGACAAAATTATTTAACCTACCTAACGGAGAAAGTATTTCACATATTAAATTAAAAAAGCGTGTTTAA
- a CDS encoding methyl-accepting chemotaxis protein has protein sequence MFKNTKSKKTTTDFIEKDTRVKELLDQMTEIIVEINQIVNSTKEATNEQEQISKSQATAMEELIITIKEFTKGTEEITSSIMELSQVISNTSQNGEEVKHKTDKMVKISEKGKASMKKNDNNVKSIMDSVSALSTTMLEVGKSTSEIKSIIQVIDNIAGQTNLLALNASIEAARAGENGRGFAVVAQEIRKLAEDVKTATKDIETLITEVDSTVQKAVSQSDINKEGMMQVKESVKETDEVFENLIISISEVQGQLNDIVNEVNSVNDLTQNIASITEEQLAGSEEILASSEDVGQMALNNLNYSKKLNEDTKKLFAAGNKSAKRIIKQMKDLAGSNGKVGYVFYRHNTEGIFEYVTESVKEVLSYSVEEFMKSFESFLTDNPINSKAIIYTENSIKGIQQPKYNLELIKKDGSLCMAEVTEFPIFNENNEVIAVEGLIQVVN, from the coding sequence ATGTTTAAGAATACAAAAAGTAAAAAAACAACTACAGACTTTATAGAAAAGGATACACGTGTTAAAGAATTGCTTGATCAAATGACAGAAATTATAGTTGAAATTAATCAGATTGTAAACTCTACTAAAGAAGCCACAAATGAGCAAGAGCAGATATCAAAAAGCCAAGCAACAGCAATGGAAGAACTAATAATAACGATAAAAGAATTTACTAAAGGAACGGAAGAAATTACAAGTAGTATTATGGAGTTATCTCAGGTGATATCAAACACTTCTCAAAATGGAGAAGAGGTAAAGCATAAAACAGATAAAATGGTAAAGATATCGGAAAAAGGCAAAGCATCTATGAAAAAAAATGATAATAATGTTAAATCAATAATGGACTCTGTAAGTGCCCTATCAACTACAATGCTAGAAGTAGGAAAATCAACTTCTGAGATAAAAAGTATTATCCAAGTTATTGATAATATTGCAGGTCAAACCAATCTACTTGCTTTGAATGCCTCAATAGAAGCAGCCCGCGCTGGTGAAAATGGAAGAGGTTTTGCAGTAGTAGCACAGGAAATTCGTAAACTTGCTGAAGATGTAAAAACTGCGACGAAAGATATTGAAACGCTAATAACAGAAGTTGATTCAACTGTTCAAAAAGCGGTAAGTCAGTCAGATATAAATAAAGAAGGTATGATGCAAGTAAAAGAATCAGTAAAAGAAACAGATGAAGTCTTTGAGAATCTCATAATATCAATAAGCGAAGTGCAAGGACAATTAAATGATATTGTAAATGAAGTGAATTCAGTAAATGATTTGACTCAGAATATTGCAAGTATTACAGAAGAACAACTAGCAGGTTCCGAAGAAATATTAGCATCTTCAGAAGATGTAGGGCAAATGGCTCTAAATAATTTAAACTATAGTAAAAAACTTAATGAAGATACTAAAAAATTATTCGCAGCAGGAAATAAATCTGCAAAAAGAATTATTAAACAAATGAAAGATCTAGCAGGATCAAATGGAAAAGTAGGATATGTATTTTATAGACATAATACAGAAGGTATATTTGAATATGTTACAGAATCTGTGAAAGAAGTACTTAGCTATTCTGTTGAAGAGTTTATGAAAAGTTTTGAAAGCTTCTTAACAGATAATCCTATAAATAGTAAGGCTATTATATATACTGAAAATTCTATAAAAGGTATTCAACAACCTAAATACAATCTTGAATTAATAAAAAAGGATGGATCTCTTTGTATGGCGGAAGTAACAGAGTTTCCTATATTTAATGAAAATAATGAAGTAATTGCAGTAGAAGGATTGATTCAAGTAGTTAATTAA
- a CDS encoding SPFH domain-containing protein: protein MGIIRATASAIGGGLADQWLEVVEPESMSDTTVMTSGVKVRPKDKRNKNTKGTDNTVSNGSIIHVYPNQFMILVDGGKIVDYTAEEGYYQVSNSSLPSLFNGQFGEALKETFSRVKFGGVTPTAQKVYYINLQEIKGIKFGTRNPINYFDNAYNAELFLRAHGTYSIKINDPLKFFFEAIPRNKSQVEIVDINEQYMAEFLTALQAAINQMSADGMRISHVTSRSMELAKYMSTVLDSDWSDMRGMQIQAVGLASISYDEESTKLINMRNQGAMLQDPTIREGYVQGSVARGIEAAGSNANGAMTGFMGVGMGMQSTGGFMGAASQTNQYQMQQQQQQQQQQQQQQMGQNQPQEESKKPLADEWQCKCKHMNTTRFCIECGTPKPEKTNGWVCNCGMDNNTSKFCPNCGSKAPEKKEYRCDKCGFNPPNQDNIPKFCPECGDPFNEEDIVK, encoded by the coding sequence ATGGGCATTATTAGAGCAACAGCTAGTGCAATTGGAGGAGGACTTGCAGATCAATGGTTAGAAGTAGTTGAACCAGAGTCCATGAGCGACACCACTGTAATGACTTCTGGTGTTAAAGTAAGACCTAAAGATAAGCGTAATAAGAACACAAAAGGGACAGATAATACAGTATCTAATGGTTCTATTATTCACGTGTATCCTAATCAATTTATGATACTAGTTGATGGTGGGAAAATAGTAGACTATACCGCTGAAGAAGGCTACTATCAAGTAAGCAATTCCAGTTTGCCATCTTTATTTAATGGACAATTTGGTGAGGCATTAAAAGAAACATTCAGTCGTGTAAAATTTGGTGGAGTAACACCAACAGCACAAAAAGTATATTATATTAATCTGCAAGAAATAAAAGGGATTAAATTTGGCACAAGAAATCCTATTAATTACTTTGACAATGCTTACAATGCAGAACTGTTTTTAAGAGCCCACGGCACTTATTCTATAAAAATAAATGATCCACTAAAGTTCTTTTTTGAAGCAATTCCAAGAAATAAATCACAAGTAGAAATAGTAGATATTAATGAGCAATATATGGCAGAATTTTTAACAGCCTTACAAGCGGCGATTAATCAAATGTCTGCAGATGGAATGCGCATCTCTCATGTAACTTCAAGAAGTATGGAACTTGCTAAATATATGTCCACTGTTTTAGACAGTGACTGGAGTGACATGCGTGGAATGCAAATACAAGCAGTTGGTCTAGCAAGTATATCTTATGATGAAGAATCGACTAAGCTAATAAATATGAGAAACCAAGGTGCTATGTTACAAGATCCAACCATTAGAGAAGGATATGTACAAGGATCAGTTGCAAGAGGTATTGAAGCTGCCGGTTCTAATGCCAATGGCGCAATGACAGGTTTTATGGGTGTTGGAATGGGTATGCAGTCAACAGGTGGATTTATGGGTGCCGCATCTCAAACCAATCAATACCAAATGCAACAGCAGCAACAACAACAGCAACAACAACAGCAACAACAGATGGGACAAAATCAGCCGCAAGAGGAAAGTAAAAAACCATTAGCAGATGAGTGGCAGTGTAAATGTAAGCATATGAATACCACCCGTTTTTGTATAGAGTGTGGTACGCCAAAACCAGAAAAAACAAATGGTTGGGTGTGTAACTGTGGAATGGATAATAACACAAGTAAATTCTGTCCTAACTGTGGATCAAAAGCCCCTGAAAAAAAAGAGTATCGTTGTGACAAATGTGGCTTTAACCCACCGAATCAAGATAATATACCAAAATTTTGTCCAGAATGTGGAGACCCTTTTAATGAAGAGGATATTGTTAAATAG
- a CDS encoding TPM domain-containing protein translates to MMNRYKGFLYIILSIILLSGISLFAYTQKVYDEANLLTSSEITTLNQRANELSQSLNMDIVIVTTLDNQGKTSRDYADDFYDYNGFGFGPDRDGLLLLFNMDDREVYISTAGIAIRYLTDQRIERILDAVDPHLSSANYYEGVVAFLNNVEGYIRAGIPSNQHTVEEKKPNILGRIVMYLFISMGIGGIAVGVMASNNKGKSTVNEGTYLQNKALNIISSNDRHVNTRVTHVTINTNSGSGSSGGSSGRSTVHRSSSGRSHGGGGRKF, encoded by the coding sequence ATGATGAATAGATATAAGGGTTTTCTTTATATAATACTAAGTATCATATTACTTTCGGGCATTAGCCTATTTGCCTATACTCAAAAAGTATATGATGAAGCCAACCTATTAACATCTAGTGAAATAACAACATTAAATCAAAGAGCAAATGAATTAAGTCAATCACTGAATATGGATATTGTAATCGTTACCACTCTAGACAATCAAGGAAAAACATCAAGGGACTATGCCGATGATTTTTATGATTACAATGGTTTTGGGTTTGGACCTGATAGAGACGGCCTATTATTACTCTTTAATATGGATGATAGGGAAGTTTATATATCAACGGCGGGCATTGCCATTCGTTATTTAACAGACCAGAGAATTGAAAGAATACTAGATGCAGTTGACCCACATTTATCATCAGCTAACTACTATGAGGGTGTTGTAGCCTTTCTTAATAATGTGGAAGGCTATATAAGAGCAGGCATACCAAGTAATCAGCACACAGTAGAAGAAAAAAAGCCAAATATACTTGGAAGAATAGTAATGTATCTCTTTATATCAATGGGTATAGGTGGCATAGCTGTAGGTGTAATGGCCTCTAATAACAAGGGGAAATCAACAGTAAACGAAGGCACCTATTTACAAAACAAAGCATTAAATATAATCAGTAGCAATGACAGACATGTAAATACAAGAGTAACCCATGTCACAATAAACACCAATAGTGGCAGTGGTTCAAGTGGTGGTTCAAGCGGCAGATCCACAGTTCACAGATCCAGCAGCGGAAGAAGCCATGGTGGTGGGGGAAGAAAGTTTTAA
- a CDS encoding peptide chain release factor 3: MSNENLSFTDAVKRRRTFAIISHPDAGKTTLTEKFLLYGGAIRSAGSVKSRRSNKHAVSDWMEIEKQRGISVTSSVLQFNYDDFCINILDTPGHQDFSEDTYRTLMAADSAVMVIDSSKGVEDQTKKLFKVCKMRGIPIFTFINKMDRQGRDPFELIEDIEKVLGIRSYPMSWPIGEGKNFKGVYNRIQKQIELFSDGNHGQSIAKNIKGDITDEKFKELLGADLHSQLLNDIELLDMAGDDFNIEDILSGELTPVFFGSALTNFGVEPFLKSFLAITTPPKPRDSNLGLVDPTSTNFSGFIFKIQANMNPAHRDRIAFLRICSGKFEKGMTVNHVQKNKKVKLAQPQQFLAQDRVIVEDAYPGDIIGIHDPGIFNIGDTLCEDNSGLQYKDIPQFAPEHFAKVSTPNSLKRKQFLKGVEQLAEEGTIQVYRRPNIGTNELIIGVVGILQFDVLEYRIKHEYGVEISINQLPHRYIRWVDMEKFDPNTFSITMDTMIVESEDNKPVLLFQNEWSIRTVEERNKNAVLRETSF; the protein is encoded by the coding sequence ATGTCAAATGAAAATTTAAGTTTTACAGATGCAGTTAAACGCAGAAGAACCTTTGCAATCATCTCTCACCCTGATGCAGGTAAAACAACTTTAACAGAAAAATTTCTATTATATGGAGGTGCCATTCGCTCAGCTGGCTCCGTTAAATCTAGAAGATCTAACAAACATGCTGTTTCTGACTGGATGGAAATTGAAAAACAAAGAGGTATTTCTGTTACATCAAGTGTACTTCAATTTAACTATGATGATTTTTGTATCAATATTCTTGACACACCAGGACATCAAGACTTTAGTGAGGATACCTATAGAACTTTAATGGCCGCTGATAGTGCAGTAATGGTTATTGATTCATCAAAAGGTGTAGAAGATCAAACTAAGAAACTTTTTAAAGTTTGTAAAATGAGAGGTATTCCTATCTTTACTTTTATTAATAAGATGGACCGCCAAGGAAGAGACCCTTTTGAATTAATAGAAGATATTGAAAAAGTTCTAGGGATTCGTTCATATCCTATGAGCTGGCCAATTGGTGAAGGAAAGAACTTTAAGGGCGTATACAATCGTATTCAAAAACAAATTGAACTTTTTAGCGATGGCAACCATGGTCAATCTATTGCAAAAAATATTAAAGGTGATATTACTGATGAAAAATTTAAAGAACTATTAGGGGCAGATCTCCATAGCCAATTGCTAAATGATATTGAGTTATTGGATATGGCTGGAGATGACTTTAATATAGAAGATATCTTAAGTGGTGAATTAACACCTGTATTTTTTGGTAGTGCCCTTACAAACTTTGGTGTAGAACCCTTCTTAAAATCTTTCCTAGCTATTACAACGCCACCAAAGCCACGTGATAGTAATTTAGGATTAGTAGACCCTACATCTACTAATTTTTCAGGCTTTATTTTTAAAATTCAAGCCAATATGAATCCTGCTCATAGAGATAGAATTGCATTTTTAAGAATATGCTCTGGAAAATTTGAAAAAGGCATGACAGTAAACCATGTACAAAAAAATAAAAAAGTAAAGTTAGCCCAACCTCAACAATTTTTAGCCCAAGATCGTGTTATTGTTGAAGATGCTTATCCAGGAGATATTATTGGTATTCATGATCCAGGAATTTTTAATATTGGTGATACTTTATGTGAAGATAATTCAGGCTTACAATATAAAGATATTCCTCAATTTGCTCCTGAGCATTTTGCAAAAGTTTCTACACCTAATTCTTTAAAAAGAAAACAGTTTTTAAAAGGTGTTGAACAGTTGGCAGAAGAGGGAACTATTCAGGTTTATAGAAGACCTAATATAGGCACTAATGAATTGATTATTGGTGTTGTAGGTATTCTTCAGTTTGATGTGTTGGAATATCGTATTAAACATGAATATGGTGTTGAAATTTCAATAAATCAATTGCCCCACAGATACATTCGTTGGGTAGATATGGAGAAGTTTGATCCTAACACTTTCTCCATTACTATGGATACAATGATTGTGGAAAGTGAAGATAATAAACCTGTGTTGTTGTTCCAAAATGAATGGTCTATTAGGACTGTTGAAGAGAGAAATAAAAATGCCGTGTTGAGAGAGACTAGTTTTTAG
- a CDS encoding S-layer homology domain-containing protein: protein MLKNKIISLALTSTIILGGSALAGDTQLREEMFIPISTTIESQYKDISTHWAHDYILNLELRGILNPITTTTSQTKFDPTTVVTISEIADMLDKVFDFTSDDIEFKENTILKFIFENSDSNEPITRIDLARAITESFPAKDITVFTTLMFPVYSDTENLKSGEIGALSFVFNANIMRGYPGDEFKPYNSITRAEVAAVLNRTLDVIAIATQDESSEINERDYDAVVDAHLRMTGAISEIVYDKDDILYKVLVSNMGDESQPYDQVYALITEDTVIFRENSLIMEDPSILLEEGTIVKINFADVPVEMIYPVRIPAEVIMVVSETTADIAGIRLPVMEEYNMLMTMARTLISEIEEESLKEEYLAKVQSIENTRDGYENKIVRLERLIKELNN from the coding sequence ATGTTGAAAAATAAAATAATTAGTTTAGCTTTAACAAGTACTATCATTTTAGGTGGATCCGCATTAGCTGGTGATACACAATTACGTGAAGAAATGTTCATACCCATATCCACCACAATAGAAAGTCAATACAAAGATATTTCTACTCATTGGGCACATGATTATATACTTAATCTTGAATTAAGAGGTATATTAAACCCTATAACCACCACTACATCTCAAACAAAATTCGACCCAACTACCGTAGTAACAATATCAGAAATAGCAGATATGTTAGATAAAGTTTTCGACTTTACATCTGATGATATTGAATTTAAGGAGAATACTATATTAAAATTTATATTTGAAAATAGTGATAGTAATGAACCTATTACAAGAATTGACTTAGCAAGAGCAATCACAGAGTCTTTTCCGGCTAAAGATATTACTGTTTTTACTACTTTAATGTTTCCTGTATATTCTGATACTGAGAATTTAAAATCTGGAGAAATAGGTGCCTTATCTTTTGTATTTAATGCTAATATTATGAGAGGGTATCCAGGAGATGAATTTAAACCATATAATTCTATTACTAGAGCTGAAGTAGCTGCTGTTTTGAACAGAACTTTAGATGTAATAGCTATTGCTACACAAGATGAGTCTTCAGAAATTAATGAAAGAGATTATGATGCGGTTGTAGATGCACACTTAAGAATGACAGGTGCTATCTCAGAAATCGTTTATGATAAAGATGATATCCTATATAAAGTTCTAGTTTCAAATATGGGAGATGAATCTCAACCCTATGATCAAGTTTATGCCCTTATTACAGAAGATACTGTGATTTTTAGAGAAAATAGTTTAATAATGGAAGATCCTAGTATTCTTTTAGAAGAAGGTACTATTGTTAAAATAAATTTCGCAGACGTACCAGTGGAAATGATTTATCCTGTAAGAATTCCTGCTGAAGTAATAATGGTTGTATCTGAGACAACAGCGGATATTGCTGGTATTAGACTTCCAGTTATGGAAGAATATAATATGTTAATGACTATGGCAAGAACATTAATTTCAGAAATAGAAGAAGAATCCCTTAAAGAAGAGTATTTGGCAAAAGTACAAAGTATTGAAAATACAAGAGACGGTTATGAAAATAAGATTGTACGTTTAGAAAGATTAATAAAAGAACTAAATAATTAA
- a CDS encoding patatin-like phospholipase family protein translates to MENSNNKSALVVEGGAMRGIFSTGILDAFLVNKFNPFDLHIGVSAGASNLAAYLAKMYQRNYKIFTDYSIRPDFINWRKFIFGGHLIDLDWLWDITIKEIRLDLKTICSNKGRYLMGLTDINTGQPVYIEPSEDNLEELLKASSSIPIFYRKFIEVEGLAYTDGGLADPIPVLEAYRQGATNIMVIRSRPFSYEMKPSSNNFLVNRYFKKYPMLKKALLNREKVYKEAIEFIRKPPNGIKVMEINPPEDFQTKRLTKDIKILNQDYKIGYHMGISVIEKWNNYI, encoded by the coding sequence ATGGAGAATTCAAATAATAAAAGCGCCCTAGTAGTTGAAGGGGGAGCAATGAGAGGTATTTTTTCCACTGGGATTTTAGATGCTTTTTTAGTAAATAAATTTAATCCTTTTGATTTGCATATTGGTGTTTCTGCAGGTGCATCTAATTTGGCCGCTTATTTAGCAAAGATGTATCAAAGAAATTATAAAATTTTTACAGATTATTCAATACGGCCTGATTTTATCAATTGGAGGAAATTTATATTTGGTGGTCATTTAATAGATTTAGATTGGTTATGGGATATAACCATTAAAGAAATTAGATTGGATCTAAAAACCATTTGTAGCAATAAGGGTAGGTATTTAATGGGGCTTACGGATATAAATACAGGGCAACCTGTTTATATAGAGCCTAGTGAAGATAACTTGGAGGAATTATTAAAGGCTTCAAGTTCTATTCCAATATTTTATAGAAAATTTATTGAAGTAGAAGGGTTGGCATATACAGATGGAGGTTTAGCTGATCCAATTCCTGTGTTAGAAGCATATAGACAAGGTGCCACTAATATCATGGTAATAAGATCAAGGCCTTTTTCATATGAAATGAAACCAAGCTCTAATAATTTTTTAGTAAACAGATACTTTAAAAAGTATCCTATGTTAAAAAAGGCACTTCTAAACAGAGAAAAGGTTTATAAAGAAGCCATAGAATTTATTAGAAAACCACCTAATGGTATAAAAGTAATGGAGATTAATCCACCAGAGGATTTTCAAACAAAACGATTAACAAAAGATATAAAGATTCTAAATCAAGACTATAAAATTGGATACCATATGGGAATTAGTGTTATAGAAAAGTGGAATAATTATATCTAA
- a CDS encoding ECF transporter S component has translation METKKITLAAMMIALIIVVQQIGIQYIVGPAVNGILVFSVMFLGLKYAVIISLFSPFLAHLFGIMRILLVVPFIAASNMVYVIIFQYTYKINKYISIFLAAFIKFLVLYLAVNYFLEVPATVKMALGTPQFYTAIIGGLIGVLLAERVKKITK, from the coding sequence ATGGAAACAAAAAAAATAACATTGGCAGCTATGATGATAGCATTAATTATTGTTGTTCAACAAATTGGGATTCAGTATATTGTAGGTCCAGCAGTAAATGGTATATTAGTCTTTAGTGTTATGTTTTTAGGGTTAAAGTATGCAGTCATTATATCACTATTTTCACCCTTTTTAGCCCATTTATTTGGCATTATGCGGATTTTACTGGTTGTGCCTTTTATAGCAGCTTCAAATATGGTTTATGTTATCATTTTTCAATATACATATAAAATTAATAAATATATATCTATATTTTTAGCCGCTTTTATAAAATTTTTAGTATTGTATCTAGCAGTTAATTATTTCCTTGAGGTGCCTGCAACAGTTAAAATGGCCCTTGGGACACCTCAGTTTTATACAGCAATAATTGGTGGGTTAATAGGTGTATTATTAGCCGAGAGAGTTAAAAAAATTACTAAATAG
- the pdxT gene encoding pyridoxal 5'-phosphate synthase glutaminase subunit PdxT yields MLKIGVLDLQGSVSEHINMLEKLDNVCPMRVKYPDEIKDIDGLIVPGGESTAIGKLLVDFKIKDILIDRIHNGMPIWGTCAGMILLANKIDMEETTHLKVMNITVRRNAYGRQLDSFTTEEVIPEISSTKIPLVFIRAPFILDIGDTVKPLCIVNNNIVAARQDNILVTSFHPELTDDSSVHKYFIEMIN; encoded by the coding sequence ATGTTAAAGATTGGTGTACTAGATTTACAAGGTTCTGTTTCTGAGCATATTAATATGCTAGAAAAATTAGATAATGTCTGCCCAATGCGGGTTAAATATCCTGATGAAATTAAAGATATTGACGGTTTAATTGTCCCAGGAGGGGAAAGTACAGCCATTGGTAAATTACTAGTTGATTTTAAGATTAAGGATATTCTAATAGATAGAATCCATAATGGCATGCCTATATGGGGTACTTGTGCTGGTATGATTTTATTAGCAAATAAAATAGATATGGAAGAAACAACTCACTTAAAGGTTATGAATATCACCGTTAGAAGAAATGCTTATGGACGACAACTTGATAGTTTTACAACAGAGGAAGTTATTCCAGAAATCTCTTCTACTAAAATTCCCTTGGTATTTATTAGAGCACCTTTTATCCTTGATATAGGTGATACTGTAAAACCCCTTTGTATAGTGAATAATAATATTGTAGCTGCAAGACAAGATAATATATTGGTTACATCTTTTCATCCAGAATTAACCGATGATTCTTCTGTTCATAAGTATTTTATAGAGATGATCAATTAG
- the pdxS gene encoding pyridoxal 5'-phosphate synthase lyase subunit PdxS yields MNEKYQLNKNLAQMLKGGVIMDVVTPEEAVIAEAAGAVAVMALERVPSDIRKQGGVARMSDPKMIKGIMAAVSIPVMAKVRIGHFVEAQILESLGIDYIDESEVLTPADDLYHINKSDFQVPFVCGAKDIGEALRRIEEGASMIRTKGEAGTGNVIEAVRHMRTMNEGIRTLKVMPKEELMTYAKQTGAPYNLVKYVAENGRFPVVNFAAGGIATPADAALMMQLGCDGVFVGSGIFKSENPQKRAEAIVRAVTYYNDPKIIAEVSEDLGEPMSGLEISKLDTQYANRGW; encoded by the coding sequence ATGAATGAAAAATATCAGTTAAATAAGAATCTTGCTCAGATGTTAAAGGGTGGCGTTATTATGGATGTGGTTACGCCTGAAGAGGCTGTTATAGCTGAAGCAGCTGGTGCTGTGGCCGTTATGGCTTTAGAGAGAGTGCCCTCAGATATTAGAAAACAAGGTGGCGTTGCTCGCATGTCTGATCCTAAGATGATCAAAGGCATTATGGCAGCTGTTTCTATTCCTGTTATGGCAAAAGTGCGTATAGGGCATTTTGTGGAAGCTCAGATATTAGAATCTCTTGGTATTGATTACATCGATGAAAGTGAAGTTTTAACCCCTGCTGATGATCTGTATCATATTAATAAAAGTGATTTTCAAGTACCTTTTGTATGTGGGGCAAAGGATATTGGGGAAGCTCTAAGAAGAATTGAAGAAGGGGCTTCTATGATTAGAACAAAAGGTGAAGCAGGTACTGGTAATGTTATTGAAGCAGTAAGACATATGAGAACCATGAATGAAGGCATAAGAACTTTAAAAGTTATGCCAAAGGAAGAATTAATGACATATGCCAAACAAACAGGCGCACCTTATAACTTAGTAAAATACGTAGCTGAAAATGGTAGATTTCCGGTTGTTAATTTTGCAGCTGGTGGTATTGCAACTCCTGCTGATGCTGCTTTAATGATGCAATTAGGGTGCGATGGGGTTTTTGTTGGATCTGGGATATTCAAATCAGAAAATCCACAAAAAAGAGCAGAGGCCATTGTTAGAGCTGTAACCTATTATAATGATCCAAAGATTATTGCTGAAGTATCTGAAGATTTAGGAGAGCCAATGTCTGGTTTAGAAATCAGTAAATTAGACACTCAGTATGCTAATAGAGGGTGGTAG